The nucleotide window TCGTCAGCGGCCGCCTCGGCCTCGGCGGCTCCCGCGACACCGACCGCAACCGACAACACACACCCGGCCGACTGCCGGAGTGTGAACCTGGGCGTCGTCGGACTCGGACGGATGGGACGGATCGTCACCGAGCGGCTGCTGGCGGCGGACCACGACGTGGTCGCGTACGACGTCGACGCGGAGGCGACGGCTGCCGCCGCGGAGGCGGGCGCGCAGCCGGCCGACTCGCTCGGAGACCTGTGTGAACGGGTCGCGGCCGCCGGCGAGACGGACGCGACGGTCGTCTGGCTGATGGTGCCGGCGGGTGACGCCGTCGACGCCACGCTCGGGGACCTGGAGCCACACCTCTCGGCCGACGACGTGGTCGTCGACGGCGGCAACTCCCACTTCGAGGACTCCGTCCGACGGGGGGAGACGACGGACGCCGCCTACCTCGACTGTGGCACCTCCGGCGGGCCGGCGGGTGCCGAGCTCGGCTTCTCGTTGATGATCGGTGGCCCGGAGGCGGCATACCAGCGGCTGACGCCCGTCTTCGACGCGGTCGCAACCGGACCGGACGGGCACGCCCGGATGGGTCCCAGTGGCGCCGGTCACTACGTGAAGATGGTCCACAACGGCGTGGAGTACGCCCTGATGCAGGCGTACGGCGAGGGGTTCGAACTCCTCCACCGCGGGCGGTACGACCTAGACCTGGAGGCAGTCGCTCGCACCTGGAACAACGGCGCGGTGATTCGGTCGTGGCTGTTGGAGCTGTGCGAGGAGGCCTTCCGCGAGGAGGGGACGGACCTGGGCGACGTGGCCGACCACGTCGCCGGCGGCTCGACGGGCACCTGGACGGTTCAGGAGGCGCTCGAACGGGAGGTCCCGGTGCCGTTGATCCACCAGGCGTTGGCCGAGCGGTTCGGCTCCCGCGAGGACCGGTTCGCCCGGCGACTCGCCAACCGGCTCCGGTACGGCTTCGGGCGTCACGAGGTGCGACGGCAGGAGTAGTCGGGAGACGGCGGCGGCGTCGCCGGGGAGCGGTCTAATCACAACCCTATTGAACCCCCGTGTCCAAGCCGCTCGCATGGTAGACCCCGTGGCACTCGGGACGGGCGCGGCTCTCGTCGTCGTGTTCGTCGTGCTGCACTACGCCCGCGGGACGGGCTGGGAGCCGACCGGCGACATCTCCGACGAGGTGTTAGAACACCGGGCCTCGACGGTCGAGGAGACGGAGTTCCCGGAGCCGGGCAACCGGGCGATCGGCGGCGGCGGCGTCGCCGCCGGCGCGGTCCCGGCCGGCGAGGACGGTGAACTCGCCGAAGGCGGCACGGCGGTCGAGGAGGAGGCCGGTCCCGGCGACATCCCCGACGACGAAGTGGAGTACTACGAGGTGGAGTTCGCCAAGGAGGGCGAGACCATCGAGGTGGCCAACGACGAACCCCTGCTGGATCAGGGTGAAGACGGCGGGATGGACCTCCCGTACGCCTGTCGACAGGGCCAGTGTGTCTCGTGTGCCGGCCAGATCACGGACGGCGGCAACTCCGAGGAGTACGTCGAACACGACGACCAACAGATGCTCGGCGACGCCGAGCTCGACGACGGCTACACCCTGACGTGTGTGGCGTACCCCCGAGACGACTTCACGATCGAGACCGGAGAGGCACCCTGACACGGTCGCCGTCGGCCTGTCGACCGGCCGTCCCGTCGTCGTCTCGTACCCACTACCACGACGATTCTCTCTGCGGTAAGTCACCGACCGACCGCCCGTCGACGAGACACTAGAGCCGCCTGCCGTCTGGCGAATCGGAACGGAGTCGGCCCCGACGTAGTGGTTTCTGGTAAAGAAGTTCGAAAAATAACTTTGTGGTGTCCGTTCGAACGAGAACCTGTGCGTCACACCGCACTGTAACCATGTTCGAGGATACCACTGACACGACGGACGAATCACAGACGACCTCACGGCGGAACGTGCTGGCGGGACTGGGAGCCGGCGCGGTCGGGCTGGCGACGGTCCCCGCGGTCACACGGGCGTTCAACCACGGAACGGCCTACGAGTTCACGGTCACAGTCGAGAACGTCTCCCGGGGGACGACGCTCCAGACGACGGTCGACGGCGAGTCGAGCGAACAGGGGGTACCGCTGTCACCGGGCGCGTACGCCGTTCACTCCCCGGATCGGCCGATCTTCACGACCGGCCGCCGGGAACGGGACAACGGGCTGGAGGAAGTGGCCGAGGACGGATCACCCGGACGACTCGCGGAGTCGCTGGCCGGGCGTGACAGCGTCTTCGACGCGGGGGCGTTCGACACGCCAGTCGGCGCAGACGGGCCCGGTCCGCTCCCGCCCGGTCGGAGCTACGAGTTCACCGCGGAGGCGCTCAGCGGCTCTCCGGAGATGTCGCTCTCGCTCGTGACGATGTTCATCCCGTCGAACGACGCGTTCTACGCGTTGGGCGGCCAGGACGGCCTCTCGTTGTTCGACGGCGACACGCCGAGGACGGGCAACGTGACCAACGCCGTCGGACTGTGGGACGCCGGCACGGAGGTGAACCAGGAGCCGGGTGTCGGCGACCACCAGGCACAACGACAGCGTGCACCGGGTGTCGGCGACGTCGAACGCGAGGCCGTCGCTCCGATGGTACGAGTGAACGGCTACGACTACCCGGACGTGTCGGACGTCGTCGAGGTCTCCACGTCGGCCGAGACGGTGAGTGACCAGTAGCCGTACAGAGCCACAGTCGACGACACGGACGGCGGGTTCGCAGCGTGCACGGACAACCGACCAAGCTTTAGGCTCGCAGTCGGCCTCCAACAAAGAGAGACGACACATGGAGAAAGCGCTCTGGTATCTCCTCACGGCGACACGCGGCGGGGAGAACCGACTGCGGATCATCCGTGCCCTCTCCGAGCAGCCGAAGAACGCGAACGAACTCGCGGACGAACTGGACGTGGGCTACAAGACGGTGCGACACCACCTCGACACGTTGGAGGAACACGGCCTCGTCGAGGCCGGCGAGCAACAGTACGCGCGACTCCACTTTCTCACCGACCAGTTCAGACGACACCGCGGCCAGTTCGAGGAGGTCGCACGACAGGTCGAACACGACGACCGGCCGGACGTTGCACGGGACGGCGGGTGACCCAGAGTGTCGATGAGCGGGACGATCATGGTCGCGGGCGCTCTCTCGGGCGCGAACCTGCTCCTGTTGGGAGCGGTGAGCGGACTGTGGATACAGAACTACCGGAGCGTCGGCACGTCGTTCGTCCTCGGACTGCTCGCGTTCGCTGTCGCACTGTTCGCGGAGAACGCGTTG belongs to Halobaculum sp. MBLA0143 and includes:
- a CDS encoding 2Fe-2S iron-sulfur cluster-binding protein: MVDPVALGTGAALVVVFVVLHYARGTGWEPTGDISDEVLEHRASTVEETEFPEPGNRAIGGGGVAAGAVPAGEDGELAEGGTAVEEEAGPGDIPDDEVEYYEVEFAKEGETIEVANDEPLLDQGEDGGMDLPYACRQGQCVSCAGQITDGGNSEEYVEHDDQQMLGDAELDDGYTLTCVAYPRDDFTIETGEAP
- a CDS encoding spondin domain-containing protein, translating into MFEDTTDTTDESQTTSRRNVLAGLGAGAVGLATVPAVTRAFNHGTAYEFTVTVENVSRGTTLQTTVDGESSEQGVPLSPGAYAVHSPDRPIFTTGRRERDNGLEEVAEDGSPGRLAESLAGRDSVFDAGAFDTPVGADGPGPLPPGRSYEFTAEALSGSPEMSLSLVTMFIPSNDAFYALGGQDGLSLFDGDTPRTGNVTNAVGLWDAGTEVNQEPGVGDHQAQRQRAPGVGDVEREAVAPMVRVNGYDYPDVSDVVEVSTSAETVSDQ
- a CDS encoding ArsR/SmtB family transcription factor, whose amino-acid sequence is MEKALWYLLTATRGGENRLRIIRALSEQPKNANELADELDVGYKTVRHHLDTLEEHGLVEAGEQQYARLHFLTDQFRRHRGQFEEVARQVEHDDRPDVARDGG
- the gnd gene encoding phosphogluconate dehydrogenase (NAD(+)-dependent, decarboxylating) — protein: MACLTRSSAAASASAAPATPTATDNTHPADCRSVNLGVVGLGRMGRIVTERLLAADHDVVAYDVDAEATAAAAEAGAQPADSLGDLCERVAAAGETDATVVWLMVPAGDAVDATLGDLEPHLSADDVVVDGGNSHFEDSVRRGETTDAAYLDCGTSGGPAGAELGFSLMIGGPEAAYQRLTPVFDAVATGPDGHARMGPSGAGHYVKMVHNGVEYALMQAYGEGFELLHRGRYDLDLEAVARTWNNGAVIRSWLLELCEEAFREEGTDLGDVADHVAGGSTGTWTVQEALEREVPVPLIHQALAERFGSREDRFARRLANRLRYGFGRHEVRRQE